From the genome of Epinephelus moara isolate mb chromosome 10, YSFRI_EMoa_1.0, whole genome shotgun sequence, one region includes:
- the rx1 gene encoding retinal homeobox protein Rx1, with translation MHLSLDTMSMVDDSCFSPSNFHELGKGGGVAVGGRVHSIDVILGFSKDQDPLLSPAGAPRPHKVDIDGLAEPGRQQEPSSHPTYSGHLSSLRNSSTEQQQQQYHDTSLFTNKCDEELNELRKSIDSDEGKSPEPGKDDQPKKKHRRNRTTFTTYQLHELERAFEKSHYPDVYSREELAMKVNLPEVRVQVWFQNRRAKWRRQEKMDASTMKLHDSPMLSFNRPAPVHTSMGPMTNSLPLDPWLSSPLSSATPVHSIPGFMGPAQGLQPSYPSHSFLNSTPHPPHPHSHPHPSMGQGMQSMAPPPYQCTAPYPDKYPLEDVDQRSSSIAALRMKAKEHIQSMDKTWQPM, from the exons ATGCATTTATCACTGGATACCATGAGCATGGTGGACGACAGCTGCTTCTCGCCCAGCAACTTCCATGAATTGGGGAAAGGTGGGGGCGTCGCTGTGGGGGGCCGCGTCCACAGCATTGATGTCATCCTGGGCTTCAGTAAAGACCAGGACCCCCTGCTCAGCCCTGCTGGGGCCCCACGACCCCATAAAGTGGACATAGATGGCCTGGCAGAGCCTGGGAGGCAGCAGGAGCCCTCATCACACCCGACCTACAGCGGGCACCTTTCCTCTCTGAggaacagcagcacagagcagcagcagcagcagtaccaCG ATACCAGCTTGTTCACAAACAAGTGTGACGAGGAGCTGAATGAACTGAGGAAGAGCATAGACAGTGATGAAGGCAAGTCTCCAGAGCCTGGTAAGGACGATCAGCCCAAGAAGAAGCACAGACGCAACCGCACCACCTTCACCACCTATCAGCTGCATGAGCTGGAGCGTGCCTTTGAGAAGTCCCACTACCCGGACGTGTACAGCCGTGAGGAGCTCGCCATGAAGGTCAACCTCCCAGAAGTCCGAGTTCAG GTCTGGTTCCAGAACCGCAGAGCTAAATGGCGTCGGCAGGAAAAAATGGATGCCAGCACCATGAAGCTCCACGACTCGCCCATGCTGTCCTTCAACCGCCCAGCACCAGTTCACACCAGTATGGGTCCGATGACAAACTCCCTCCCCTTGGACCCCTGgctgtcctctcctctgtccaGTGCCACACCGGTCCACAGCATCCCGGGCTTCATGGGTCCAGCTCAGGGCCTCCAGCCCAGCTACCCCAGCCACAGCTTCCTCAACTCcactcctcatcctcctcatcctcactctCACCCTCATCCATCCATGGGCCAGGGGATGCAGAGTATGGCACCTCCTCCTTACCAGTGCACGGCGCCGTACCCTGATAAATACCCCCTGGAGGACGTGGACCAGCGCAGTTCGAGTATTGCTGCTCTGAGAATGAAAGCCAAGGAACACATCCAGTCTATGGACAAGACCTGGCAACCCATGTGA
- the LOC126397063 gene encoding fizzy-related protein homolog isoform X2: protein MDPEYEHRLLRQINIQNDNLSPIKLTQSPRGRTPPSSPLSSPSKLGDRFIPTRAGANWSINFHRINENEKSPSQNRKTKDATSDNIKDGLAYSALLKNELLGAGIEKIQDPQTEDRRLQPSTPEKRSLFNYSLNVKRLSPDDSTNISPYSLSPVSNKSQKLLRSPRKPTRKISKIPFKVLDAPELQDDFYLNLVDWSSLNVLSVGLGTCVYLWSACTSQVTRLCDLSVEGDSVTSVGWSERGNLVAVGTHKGYVQIWDAGAGKKLFALEGHTARVGALAWNADQLSSGSRDRMILQRDVRTPPLQSERRLQGHRQEVCGLKWSTDHQLLASGGNDNKLLVWNHSSLSPVQTYTDHLAAVKAIAWSPHQHGLLASGGGTADRCIRFWNTLTSQPLQCMDTGSQVCNLAWSKHANELVSTHGYSQNQILVWKYPALTQVAKLTGHSYRVLYLAMSPDGEAIVTGAGDETLRFWNVFSKTRSTKESVSVLNLFTRIR from the exons ATGGATCCAGAATATGAACACCGCCTCCTCCGCCAAATCAACATTCAAAATGACAACTTGAGCCCTATT aaacTGACGCAGAGTCCACGCGGTCGGACGCCCCCCAGCTCCCCGCTGTCTTCACCCAGTAAACTTGGAGACAGATTTATTCCAACCAGAGCGGGGGCAAACTGGAGTATCAACTTCCACAGGATCAAT GAAAATGAGAAGTCGCCAAGtcagaacagaaaaacaaaagatgcCACTTCTGATAACATCAAAG ATGGGCTGGCCTACTCTGCTTTGCTGAAGAATGAGCTGCTGGGAGCAGGAATAGAAAAGATCCAGGACCCTCAGACAGAGGACAGGCGTCTACAGCCATCAACCCCAGAGAAGAGAAGTCTCTTCAAT TATTCACTTAATGTCAAGAGGTTGTCACCAGATGATAGCACCAACATCTCCCCCTACTCTCTATCGCCTGTCAGCAACAAAAG TCAAAAATTACTGCGTTCACCAAGAAAGCCAACTCGCAAGATCTCAAAGATCCCTTTTAAAGTCCTGGATGCTCCCGAGCTGCAGGATGACTTTTACCTCAACTTGGTGGACTGGTCGTCTCTCAACGTGCTCAGTGTCGGGCTGGGTACATGTGTTTACCTGTGGAGTGCCTGCACCAGCCAG GTAACAAGGTTGTGTGATTTATCGGTGGAGGGAGACTCAGTCACGTCAGTTGGGTGGTCCGAAAGG GGTAACCTAGTGGCAGTGGGGACACACAAAGGCTATGTTCAGATCTGGGACGCTGGTGCTGGGAAGAAACTCTTTGCCCTGGAGGGACACACAGCCAGAGTTG gagcaTTAGCATGGAACGCAGACCAATTGTCTTCGGGAAGCCGTGATCGTATGATTCTTCAAAGAGATGTGCGGACCCCTCCACTCCAGTCAGAGAGACGGCTGCagggacacagacaggaagtgtgtggCTTAAAGTGGAGCACTGACCATCAGCTGCTCGCTTCTGGTGGCAACGACAACAAG TTGCTGGTCTGGAACCACTCCTCGCTGAGCCCAGTGCAGACATACACAGATCACCTGGCTGCAGTGAAAGCCATTGCCTGGTCCCCCCACCAGCACGGCCTGCTGGCCTCTGGAGGCGGCACTGCTGACCGCTGCATCCGATTTTGGAACACCCTGACCTCACAGCCGCTGCAGTGTATGGACACCGGCTCTCAGGTCTGCAACCTGGCCTGGTCCAAACATGCTAATGAGCTG GTGAGCACTCATGGATACTCTCAGAACCAGATCTTGGTGTGGAAATATCCAGCTCTCACTCAGGTTGCCAAACTCACAGGACACTCCTACAGAGTGCTCTAcctg GCCATGTCCCCAGATGGTGAAGCGATTGTGACGGGTGCTGGAGATGAGACTCTACGCTTCTGGAACGTATTCAGTAAAACAAGGTCGACTAAG GAATCTGTATCAGTTTTAAATCTCTTCACCAGGATACGGTAA
- the LOC126397063 gene encoding fizzy-related protein homolog isoform X1: MDPEYEHRLLRQINIQNDNLSPIKLTQSPRGRTPPSSPLSSPSKLGDRFIPTRAGANWSINFHRINENEKSPSQNRKTKDATSDNIKADGLAYSALLKNELLGAGIEKIQDPQTEDRRLQPSTPEKRSLFNYSLNVKRLSPDDSTNISPYSLSPVSNKSQKLLRSPRKPTRKISKIPFKVLDAPELQDDFYLNLVDWSSLNVLSVGLGTCVYLWSACTSQVTRLCDLSVEGDSVTSVGWSERGNLVAVGTHKGYVQIWDAGAGKKLFALEGHTARVGALAWNADQLSSGSRDRMILQRDVRTPPLQSERRLQGHRQEVCGLKWSTDHQLLASGGNDNKLLVWNHSSLSPVQTYTDHLAAVKAIAWSPHQHGLLASGGGTADRCIRFWNTLTSQPLQCMDTGSQVCNLAWSKHANELVSTHGYSQNQILVWKYPALTQVAKLTGHSYRVLYLAMSPDGEAIVTGAGDETLRFWNVFSKTRSTKESVSVLNLFTRIR, translated from the exons ATGGATCCAGAATATGAACACCGCCTCCTCCGCCAAATCAACATTCAAAATGACAACTTGAGCCCTATT aaacTGACGCAGAGTCCACGCGGTCGGACGCCCCCCAGCTCCCCGCTGTCTTCACCCAGTAAACTTGGAGACAGATTTATTCCAACCAGAGCGGGGGCAAACTGGAGTATCAACTTCCACAGGATCAAT GAAAATGAGAAGTCGCCAAGtcagaacagaaaaacaaaagatgcCACTTCTGATAACATCAAAG CAGATGGGCTGGCCTACTCTGCTTTGCTGAAGAATGAGCTGCTGGGAGCAGGAATAGAAAAGATCCAGGACCCTCAGACAGAGGACAGGCGTCTACAGCCATCAACCCCAGAGAAGAGAAGTCTCTTCAAT TATTCACTTAATGTCAAGAGGTTGTCACCAGATGATAGCACCAACATCTCCCCCTACTCTCTATCGCCTGTCAGCAACAAAAG TCAAAAATTACTGCGTTCACCAAGAAAGCCAACTCGCAAGATCTCAAAGATCCCTTTTAAAGTCCTGGATGCTCCCGAGCTGCAGGATGACTTTTACCTCAACTTGGTGGACTGGTCGTCTCTCAACGTGCTCAGTGTCGGGCTGGGTACATGTGTTTACCTGTGGAGTGCCTGCACCAGCCAG GTAACAAGGTTGTGTGATTTATCGGTGGAGGGAGACTCAGTCACGTCAGTTGGGTGGTCCGAAAGG GGTAACCTAGTGGCAGTGGGGACACACAAAGGCTATGTTCAGATCTGGGACGCTGGTGCTGGGAAGAAACTCTTTGCCCTGGAGGGACACACAGCCAGAGTTG gagcaTTAGCATGGAACGCAGACCAATTGTCTTCGGGAAGCCGTGATCGTATGATTCTTCAAAGAGATGTGCGGACCCCTCCACTCCAGTCAGAGAGACGGCTGCagggacacagacaggaagtgtgtggCTTAAAGTGGAGCACTGACCATCAGCTGCTCGCTTCTGGTGGCAACGACAACAAG TTGCTGGTCTGGAACCACTCCTCGCTGAGCCCAGTGCAGACATACACAGATCACCTGGCTGCAGTGAAAGCCATTGCCTGGTCCCCCCACCAGCACGGCCTGCTGGCCTCTGGAGGCGGCACTGCTGACCGCTGCATCCGATTTTGGAACACCCTGACCTCACAGCCGCTGCAGTGTATGGACACCGGCTCTCAGGTCTGCAACCTGGCCTGGTCCAAACATGCTAATGAGCTG GTGAGCACTCATGGATACTCTCAGAACCAGATCTTGGTGTGGAAATATCCAGCTCTCACTCAGGTTGCCAAACTCACAGGACACTCCTACAGAGTGCTCTAcctg GCCATGTCCCCAGATGGTGAAGCGATTGTGACGGGTGCTGGAGATGAGACTCTACGCTTCTGGAACGTATTCAGTAAAACAAGGTCGACTAAG GAATCTGTATCAGTTTTAAATCTCTTCACCAGGATACGGTAA